The following are encoded in a window of Alosa sapidissima isolate fAloSap1 chromosome 12, fAloSap1.pri, whole genome shotgun sequence genomic DNA:
- the tmem69 gene encoding transmembrane protein 69 — translation MTIVPREMLSCVLRRCILSGNKPLQLVSRLSACPDRPPCIRGKVLSCGSICRGPEPLRLNSGTLLRIQSFHSSAWMHKRKPPEEPSSRELDLLRYDMKDLKLAPKPALYLGLSGLMPFVAAPLVMGATELYMPEIAFAQVAYGACIVSFLGGVRWGFAIPEGSPAKPDWLNLANSVVPSLIAWVALLFSKDYFTQSAITVIIGLGIALHYDLALLPTYPSWFKALRALLTFVAFFSLLSTIVIKGVFPEKKFLTEK, via the coding sequence CCTTTGCAGCTTGTTTCCAGACTATCCGCTTGCCCAGATAGACCACCATGTATCAGAGGAAAGGTTCTGAGCTGCGGGTCAATATGCAGAGGTCCAGAGCCTCTCAGATTGAACTCAGGTACTCTCCTCAGGATTCAGTCTTTCCACAGTTCAGCTTGGATGCATAAGAGAAAGCCCCCTGAAGAGCCTTCTTCTCGGGAACTGGACCTGCTGCGGTATGATATGAAGGACTTAAAACTGGCGCCCAAACCGGCCTTATATCTTGGACTATCCGGACTCATGCCATTTGTGGCCGCTCCACTTGTCATGGGTGCTACAGAGCTCTACATGCCTGAGATAGCATTTGCACAAGTTGCATATGGAGCCTGTATCGTGTCCTTCTTGGGTGGTGTGCGTTGGGGTTTTGCCATTCCTGAGGGTAGTCCAGCCAaacctgattggctgaacctgGCAAATAGTGTTGTTCCCTCTTTGATAGCATGGGTAGCTTTACTCTTCAGCAAAGATTATTTTACACAGTCAGCTATAACGGTGATCATTGGGCTAGGAATTGCTCTGCACTATGATCTCGCTCTTCTTCCCACCTACCCTAGCTGGTTTAAAGCTCTGAGAGCCCTGCTCACATTTGTcgcctttttttctctgttgtcAACGATCGTGATTAAAGGAGTGTTCCCAGAAAAGAAGTTTCTGACAGAAAAGTAA